The DNA window TTACGCCGCTCACGGGCGTCACGGTCGGCGAAACGGTCGGATGACTGCCCGGAAGGATCGTCGGGCGATTCGAAGGGAATGTCAGCGAGCATGCCGAGCAGCGCGCTTGGGATACGGATCGGGCGCGAGTCGCGCAGCGCCGCGCGCGCCCGGCTCTGGTCGTCGACCTCGGCCGCACACTGGGCGCACAACGACAGGTGGTGCGCGGCCCGCAGGTGTGCGTTCATCCGCAGCTCGCCGTCGACGAACGCCGCGATCGCCTCGACGGACAGGTGCTCGGTCGATCCGAACTGGCGCGGGGCACCGATCGGCGCGTTACTTTGGGAGGCGAACTGAGCGGGGAGCCAGGAGAACGCGCGACGGAACACATGTCCTCGATCGGGCATCACCAACTCCTCGCCACTGGATTCTTATTGCCGCCTTATCTCGAATGTAGCGCGAGCGGGCGCCCAATAGCGGGGCGAAGGCCGCAAAAGCCGCTGAATAGGTGCCCGAACGTTAGGCGGGCCCTCCGTCGTTACGCCGACTGGGCGCGCGACGCGTCGTGATCGGGGTGCGCGGTGAGGTAGTCCCGCAGCGCCTGACGCCCGCGGTGAATGCGGCTGCGCACGGTGCCCAGCTTGACTCCCAACGTGGCCCCGATCTCCTCGTAGGACAAGCCTTCGATGTCGCACAGGACGACGGCGGCACGAAACTCCGGCGGCAGCGAATCCAGCGCGGCCTGCAGGTCCGGCCCCAGCCGCGAGTCGTGGTAGATCTGCTCGGGGTTGGGTTCGTCGGCGGGCACCCGCTCGTAATCCTCGGGCAGCGCCTCCATCCGGATGCGCGAGCGCCGGCGCACCATGTCCAGGAACAGGTTGGTGGTAATGCGGTGCAGCCACCCTTCGAACGTTCCCGGCTGGTAGTTCTGCACCGACCGGAAGACCCGGATGAAGGTTTCCTGGGTCAGGTCTTCGGCGTCGTGCTGATTGCCGGAAAGCCGGTAGGCCAGCCGGTACACCCGGTCGGCGTGCTGGCGCACCAACTCGTCCCAGGACGGCATGGCCGCCTTGTCTCCGGTCGCGTCGAATACCGCGGTCCCCTGCAGCGCGTCGGACGGCTCCACCCACCCGTCGGTGGGGAGCTCCTGCGCGTGAGACATGCTGGAAGGGCTGAGAAGCGTGGCGATGATCGAGTCCTCCGAATCCGGCGTGCCTAGCACTGGCACTTCGTCATTGACCGCAACAGGTAGGTCCCAATCGGTATTCCCGGTCCAATGCCCTCCGCGATCCATAGGGCCTACCGTCGCGTACCGGAGTATGTGCGATATAGGAACTATCTGAGCTGTACCTGAGAAACCGTATCGTTACCTGCGCTGTGCAGGAGATATCCACCGCGCAGTGACCTTAAACGCGTGGGGCCCGTTGCGCGTGTCACCACGGCCGGATTCAGGCGCGCCTGACGGACTGCGCGGCGAAGTGGAATACGCTGCGGGCATGGACGGCACCGACGCAGAAGCCCCCGGCCAGGCAGCACCCAGCCGGGGCGAGTCGCTCTTCGCGCACGCCGAAAGCTCGATATCCGAAGACGCGCTGTTGGCGGCCGCCCGCGAGCGGGCCATGGACATCGGTGCCGGTGCGGTGACGCCGGCGGTCGGCGCCTTGCTGAGCCTGCTCACCAAGCTCAGCGGCGGCAAGGCCATCGCCGAGGTGGGCACCGGCGCCGGCGTCAGCGGGCTGTGGCTGTTGTCCGGCATGAGTGACGACGGCGTCTTGACGACGATCGACATCGAGCCCGAGTATCTGCGGCTGGCCAAGCAGGCATTCACCGAAGCGGGCATCGGCCCGTCGCGCACCCGGCTGATCGGTGGCCGCGCCCAAGAGGTGCTCACCCGGCTCGCCGACGAGTCTTACGACTTGGTGTTCATCGACGCCGACCCGATCGATCAGCCCGATTACGTCGTCGAGGGCGTTCGGCTGTTGCGCTCCGGCGGCGTGATCGTGGTGCACCGAGCCGCGCTGGGCGGGCGGGCCGGCGATCCGGCCGCCCGCGACGCCGAGGTGGTCGCGGTGCGGGAGGCGGCGCGCCTGATCGCCGAGGATGAGCGGCTCACCCCTGCGCTGGTGCCGCTCGGCGACGGGATTCTGGCCGCCGTCCGCGACTGAATCGCGGCCTTACCGCTCGCTCCCTCGGGCCGCGAGCACGAACTTTCGCGGGGCCGATCAGATTTATGAATTCTTGACGCGCGCCTTCCTTGACCGCGCACTGAACACGCGTTTAGCCTACTGAACATGCGTTCAGCCGACCTGACGGCCGCCGCCCGGATCCGAGATGCGGCCATCGAGCAATTCGGCGACCACGGATTCGGCGTCGGACTTCGCACCATCGCCGAATCGGCCGGCGTGAGTGCCGCGCTGGTGATCCACCACTTCGGCTCCAAGGAGGGCCTGCGCAAGGCCTGCGAGGAGTACATCGCCGAGACGATCCGCGACAGCAAATCCGAGGCGCTGCAGTCCAACGACCCGGCCACGTGGTTCGCCCAGATGGCTGAGATCGAGGAGTACGCACCGCTGATGGCGTACCTGGTGCGCAGCATGCAGACCGGTGGGGACCTGGCGAACATGCTGTGGCGCAGGATGATCGACAACGCCGAGGAATACATGGAGGAGGGCGTTCGCGCCGGGAGGATCAAGCCCAGCCGCGACCCCAAGGCCAGGGCGCGCTACCTGGCGATCACCGGCGGCGGGGGCTTGCTGCTGTACATCCAGATGCACGAAACGCCAACGGATCTGCGTGCGGTGCTGCGTGATTATTCGCGCGACATGGTTTTGCCCGCACTCGAGGTCTACACCGCGGGACTACTGACCGACCGGACCATGTACGACGCGTTCCTGGCCGCCGAAGATCAAGGAGAATCTGATGCCGACTGAAAACTCCGCTGGTTCTGCACCCATCGAGATCCGCGGTCTCAGAAAGAATTTCGGTGCGGTGCGGGCGCTGGACGGCCTGAACCTCACGGTGCAGCAAGGAGAAGTCCACGGGTTCCTCGGGCCCAACGGCGCCGGTAAGTCGACGACCATTCGCATCCTGCTCGGGCTGGTGAAGGCCGACGGCGGCAGTGTGCGCCTGCTTGGTGGCGACCCGTGGACCCAGGCGGTCGGCCTGCATCGCCAAATCGCCTACGTTCCAGGTGATGTGACGCTGTGGCCGTCCCTGACCGGTGGTGAGACCATCGACCTGCTGGCCCGCATGCGGGGTGGCATCGACAACAAGCGCCGTGCCGAGCTGATCGAGCGCTTCGACCTGGACCCGCATAAGAGGGCACGCACGTATTCGAAGGGCAACCGCCAGAAGGTCTCGCTGATTTCGGCGTTCTCGTCGCACGCCAGCCTGCTGCTCCTGGATGAGCCGAGCAGCGGCCTGGACCCTTTGATGGAGAACGTGTTTCAGCAATGCGTGGCGGAGGCCCGCGACCGGGGCGCGACGGTGTTGCTGTCCAGCCACATCCTGGCCGAAACGGAGGCGTTGTGCGGACGGGTGACGATTATCCGGGCCGGCAAGACCATCGAAAGCGGTTCGCTGGACTCCATGCGGCATCTGAGCCGCACCTCGATCAAGGCCGAAATCACCGGCGACCCCGGTGATCTCACGCGCATCAAAGGCGTCGAGGACGTCAGCGTCGAGGGCAACACGCTGCGCGCCCAGGTCGACAGCGAAAGCCTGGGCGAGCTCATCCGCGTACTCGGCGATGCCGGAGTGCGCAGTCTCGTCAGCCAGCCGCCGACCCTCGAAGAGCTTTTCCTGCGCCACTATGACACCTCGGGCCGCGACGGCCGGCACGGACGCGGTGCGGAAAAGGTTTCACTGTCATGAGCACGACAACACTGGACCGACCGTTCGCATCAGAATCACCTGTACCGCTTCGTAATTCGAACTTCGCCGGAACGCTCGCGATGCTGCGGCTCTACCTGCGCCGCGACCGGATCTCGATGCCGCTGTGGGTGCTGCTGCTGTCGGTGCCGCTGGCCACGGTGTACGTGGGGAGCATCGAGAAGGTCTACCCCACCGCGGCCGCCCGGGGCGGGTTCGCGGCTTCCATCATGGCCAGCCCGGCCCAGCGCGCCCTGTACGGCCAGGTATACAACGACAGCCTCGGCGCCGTGGGCATTTGGAAAGCCGGGATGTTTCACGTGCTGATCGCCGTGGCCGTCATCCTGACGGTGATTCGGCACACCCGCGCCGACGAGGAGAACGGGCGGACCGAGTTGGTGGGCTCTACCGCGATCGGCCGCTATGCCAGCCTGAGCGCGGCGCTGCTGCTGTCGTTCGGAGCGTCGATTGCCACCGGCGCGATCGGCGCGGCCGGCCTGTTGAGCACCGACGTCCCGGCCGCCGGGTCGCTGGCGTTCGCGGCGGCGCTGGCCTGCTCTGGCCTGGTGTTCACCGCCGTCGCCGCGGTGACCGCGCAGTTGTCGCCGAGCGCCCGCTTCGCCCGCGGCGCCGCGTTCGCCGTGCTGGGCGCAGCGTTCACCCTGCGTGCCGTCGGCGACGCCGGTGACGGCACGCTGTCGTGGCTCTCCCCGCTCGGCTGGTCGCTGCAGGTCAAACCCTATGCGGGCGATCACTGGTGGGTGCTGCTGCTGCATCTTGCGACGACGGTCCTGCTGACCGTGCTGGCGTATCGGTTGCTCGCCGGCCGCGACGTCGGCGCCGGGCTCGTCGCGGAGCGGCCCGGCCCCGCCAGCGCCGCCCCGGCGCTGGGTAGCGCCCTCGGGCTGGCGTGGCGGCTGGACCGCGCCGCGCTGCTGCTGTGGACCGCGGGATTGTGCCTGTACGGCCTGCTGATCGGCAGCGTGGTGCACGGTATCGGCGACGAACTGGGCGGCAGCGGCGTGGCGCGCGACATCGTGGCGCGGATGGGCGGCACCAGCGCCCTCGAGGAGGCGTTCATCGCCGTCGCGTTCGCCATGATGGGCATGGCGGCCGCCGCGTTCGCCGTTTCGCTCACGCTGAGGTTGCACCAGGAGGAAGCGAGCCAGCGAGCCGAAACGGTGCTCGCCGGTGCTGTGTCCCGAACCCGTTGGCTGGCAAGTCATTTGGTGACCGCGCTGGCCGGATCCGCGGCGGCGATGCTGGCCAGCGGGGTGA is part of the Mycobacterium mantenii genome and encodes:
- the rseA gene encoding anti-sigma E factor RseA, with protein sequence MPDRGHVFRRAFSWLPAQFASQSNAPIGAPRQFGSTEHLSVEAIAAFVDGELRMNAHLRAAHHLSLCAQCAAEVDDQSRARAALRDSRPIRIPSALLGMLADIPFESPDDPSGQSSDRFADRDARERRKRR
- the sigE gene encoding RNA polymerase sigma factor SigE gives rise to the protein MDRGGHWTGNTDWDLPVAVNDEVPVLGTPDSEDSIIATLLSPSSMSHAQELPTDGWVEPSDALQGTAVFDATGDKAAMPSWDELVRQHADRVYRLAYRLSGNQHDAEDLTQETFIRVFRSVQNYQPGTFEGWLHRITTNLFLDMVRRRSRIRMEALPEDYERVPADEPNPEQIYHDSRLGPDLQAALDSLPPEFRAAVVLCDIEGLSYEEIGATLGVKLGTVRSRIHRGRQALRDYLTAHPDHDASRAQSA
- a CDS encoding O-methyltransferase, with protein sequence MDGTDAEAPGQAAPSRGESLFAHAESSISEDALLAAARERAMDIGAGAVTPAVGALLSLLTKLSGGKAIAEVGTGAGVSGLWLLSGMSDDGVLTTIDIEPEYLRLAKQAFTEAGIGPSRTRLIGGRAQEVLTRLADESYDLVFIDADPIDQPDYVVEGVRLLRSGGVIVVHRAALGGRAGDPAARDAEVVAVREAARLIAEDERLTPALVPLGDGILAAVRD
- a CDS encoding TetR/AcrR family transcriptional regulator — translated: MRSADLTAAARIRDAAIEQFGDHGFGVGLRTIAESAGVSAALVIHHFGSKEGLRKACEEYIAETIRDSKSEALQSNDPATWFAQMAEIEEYAPLMAYLVRSMQTGGDLANMLWRRMIDNAEEYMEEGVRAGRIKPSRDPKARARYLAITGGGGLLLYIQMHETPTDLRAVLRDYSRDMVLPALEVYTAGLLTDRTMYDAFLAAEDQGESDAD
- a CDS encoding ABC transporter ATP-binding protein, with product MPTENSAGSAPIEIRGLRKNFGAVRALDGLNLTVQQGEVHGFLGPNGAGKSTTIRILLGLVKADGGSVRLLGGDPWTQAVGLHRQIAYVPGDVTLWPSLTGGETIDLLARMRGGIDNKRRAELIERFDLDPHKRARTYSKGNRQKVSLISAFSSHASLLLLDEPSSGLDPLMENVFQQCVAEARDRGATVLLSSHILAETEALCGRVTIIRAGKTIESGSLDSMRHLSRTSIKAEITGDPGDLTRIKGVEDVSVEGNTLRAQVDSESLGELIRVLGDAGVRSLVSQPPTLEELFLRHYDTSGRDGRHGRGAEKVSLS
- a CDS encoding ABC transporter permease → MSTTTLDRPFASESPVPLRNSNFAGTLAMLRLYLRRDRISMPLWVLLLSVPLATVYVGSIEKVYPTAAARGGFAASIMASPAQRALYGQVYNDSLGAVGIWKAGMFHVLIAVAVILTVIRHTRADEENGRTELVGSTAIGRYASLSAALLLSFGASIATGAIGAAGLLSTDVPAAGSLAFAAALACSGLVFTAVAAVTAQLSPSARFARGAAFAVLGAAFTLRAVGDAGDGTLSWLSPLGWSLQVKPYAGDHWWVLLLHLATTVLLTVLAYRLLAGRDVGAGLVAERPGPASAAPALGSALGLAWRLDRAALLLWTAGLCLYGLLIGSVVHGIGDELGGSGVARDIVARMGGTSALEEAFIAVAFAMMGMAAAAFAVSLTLRLHQEEASQRAETVLAGAVSRTRWLASHLVTALAGSAAAMLASGVTAGVVYGVAAGDLGAKLPMVVASAAVQLPAVWLLSAVTVCVFGVAPRLAPVAWGVLIGFVALYLIGSLAGFSQWLLDLEPFAHIPRIGTDFTVIPLLWLLALDVGLMILGVMAFRRRDLRC